From Phycisphaerae bacterium, the proteins below share one genomic window:
- a CDS encoding flagellin has protein sequence RDAQVLINGQRARVDGRTARLDSDEMALELTVQPAFVLVPNARTTLQVTGGGRTFALTPNLATGRAAVGIGAVNTGILGDRQTGRLASLASGQANALTSGNLHSSQSIVESAIREVASLRGRLGAFQRYTVESALRSQQVALENISAAESAIRDVDFAVETAHLARSDILVQSASRVLRTANALPQIILQLLAP, from the coding sequence CGCGACGCCCAGGTTCTGATCAACGGACAGAGGGCCCGGGTGGATGGGCGGACGGCCCGTCTGGACAGTGACGAGATGGCCCTCGAGCTGACCGTGCAGCCGGCCTTCGTGCTGGTTCCCAATGCCCGCACGACCTTGCAGGTGACCGGCGGCGGCCGGACATTCGCACTGACCCCGAACCTCGCGACCGGGCGCGCCGCGGTGGGCATCGGCGCGGTCAATACCGGCATCCTGGGTGATCGGCAGACGGGGCGTCTGGCCTCCCTGGCGTCCGGCCAGGCCAACGCGCTGACCTCGGGCAACCTTCACAGCAGCCAGAGCATCGTGGAGTCGGCGATCCGCGAGGTCGCCTCGCTCCGCGGACGGCTGGGGGCCTTCCAGAGATACACGGTCGAAAGCGCCCTGCGCAGCCAGCAGGTGGCGCTGGAGAACATCAGCGCCGCTGAATCGGCGATCCGCGACGTGGACTTCGCCGTCGAGACCGCCCATCTGGCCCGGTCGGACATCCTGGTCCAGTCCGCCTCGCGGGTGCTCCGGACCGCCAATGCTCTGCCTCAGATCATCCTCCAACTCCTGGCCCCCTAG